A single window of Ignavibacteriota bacterium DNA harbors:
- a CDS encoding PBP1A family penicillin-binding protein: protein MAKKKSRSKKIQNKQTAYVIGVGALFIFLLLGYLFYRHIVSGLPSLDQLENPKQSLASSVISIDNEIIGQYYRENRREISIDSIPSFVVDALISTEDRKFYDHWGVDLGRFIKAMFKTVFLGKKEGASTITQQLAKNLYDLKVARENLFQTGVRKIREWFTAIQIEQTYTKREILEMYLNNSFFGNRAYGIEMATQNYFGKSAKDLTLPEAAVFIGLLKSHVYYNPIRRPENALQRRNVVLYNMVDNGKLSEEEYDSLKNVPLNLTAENLNDGMQSSIAPHFVEYVRKQLESMADKYGYNLYEDGLKIYTTIHSKMQKIANKAATDHLAEYQKLFDKYWNWSSNKSTLDDLVDKAIKNNKSYLEARGEERKKVYRKLKNSSSFIDSVKTIAQTIEVGFVCLDVTNGEIRAMIGGKNQDFSYGLNHATQTRRQPGSAFKPIVYTAALDNGLYPAYPIINQEFNYNGWNPHNFDNSTGGFMTLRDGLKNSENLISARLIIEGHVELWQIDRLAHKLGIKSKLDLVPSISLGTSEVTLLELTSAYATLADKGIFNEPISILKIEDKDGILIDQFSHSSREALSAETSFLITDMLETVINEGTGVRTRSIHKFYRPAAGKTGTTQDYADAWFMGYTPQLAAGVWVGFDDRRVSFTGKYGQGSQAANPIWSNFMREVYNQMDFPFESFTIPENGNITTVKFCRESIYQYGNPRLYSNDCSSGELIDFINLKDIPDPFVKGKDNKVNLYTKFYKPDSLSHEAVEIEE, encoded by the coding sequence ATGGCTAAAAAGAAATCGAGATCAAAAAAAATACAAAACAAACAGACAGCGTATGTTATCGGAGTAGGTGCATTATTTATTTTTCTTTTGCTTGGATATCTGTTCTATAGACATATAGTTTCCGGATTGCCTTCGTTAGACCAGCTGGAAAACCCAAAGCAGAGTTTGGCAAGCAGCGTAATAAGTATTGATAATGAAATAATAGGACAATATTATAGAGAAAACCGCAGAGAAATAAGCATTGATAGTATTCCTTCATTTGTTGTTGACGCTCTGATATCCACTGAAGACAGAAAATTTTATGATCATTGGGGCGTAGATCTTGGTAGATTTATTAAAGCTATGTTCAAGACCGTATTTTTGGGCAAGAAAGAAGGAGCAAGTACAATAACTCAGCAGTTAGCAAAAAATTTATACGATCTGAAAGTCGCGCGCGAAAATTTATTTCAAACCGGAGTTAGAAAAATTCGTGAATGGTTTACCGCAATTCAAATTGAGCAAACATATACAAAAAGAGAAATTCTGGAAATGTATCTTAACAATTCCTTTTTCGGCAATCGTGCTTATGGAATTGAAATGGCTACACAGAATTATTTTGGAAAAAGCGCTAAAGATCTTACTCTCCCGGAAGCTGCTGTTTTTATTGGTTTGTTAAAATCTCACGTTTATTATAATCCAATCCGAAGACCTGAAAATGCGCTTCAACGAAGAAATGTAGTTCTTTACAATATGGTAGATAACGGTAAGCTGTCTGAAGAAGAATACGATTCGTTGAAAAACGTTCCCCTTAATTTAACAGCTGAAAATTTAAATGATGGAATGCAAAGCTCAATAGCTCCGCATTTTGTGGAATATGTTAGAAAACAATTAGAATCAATGGCGGATAAGTATGGATATAATCTTTACGAAGACGGTTTGAAAATTTATACAACGATTCACAGCAAAATGCAGAAAATTGCGAACAAAGCTGCAACTGATCATTTAGCGGAATATCAAAAACTGTTTGATAAGTATTGGAATTGGTCAAGCAATAAATCAACTTTGGATGATTTGGTTGATAAAGCAATCAAAAACAACAAAAGTTATTTGGAAGCAAGAGGCGAGGAACGTAAAAAAGTTTACAGAAAATTAAAAAATTCTTCTTCCTTTATTGATTCTGTTAAAACAATTGCACAGACTATTGAAGTTGGATTTGTCTGTTTGGATGTTACCAACGGTGAAATTAGAGCAATGATCGGCGGAAAGAATCAAGATTTCAGCTATGGATTAAATCATGCAACCCAGACAAGACGTCAGCCCGGTTCTGCATTTAAACCTATAGTTTATACTGCAGCTTTGGATAATGGCTTATATCCAGCTTATCCAATAATCAATCAGGAATTTAATTATAACGGATGGAATCCTCATAACTTTGATAACTCCACAGGCGGATTCATGACCTTAAGAGACGGTCTTAAAAATTCCGAGAATCTTATAAGCGCCAGATTGATAATAGAAGGACATGTTGAACTTTGGCAGATTGACAGACTTGCGCATAAATTAGGAATTAAATCAAAATTAGATTTGGTGCCTTCAATTTCACTCGGTACTTCTGAAGTTACATTGTTGGAATTAACTTCAGCATATGCGACTTTAGCAGATAAAGGGATTTTCAATGAGCCAATCTCAATTTTAAAAATTGAAGACAAAGATGGAATTTTAATTGATCAATTTTCACACAGCTCTCGTGAAGCGTTATCTGCCGAAACATCTTTCCTTATTACTGATATGCTTGAAACAGTTATTAATGAAGGAACGGGAGTAAGAACGCGTTCAATACATAAATTTTATAGACCGGCAGCCGGTAAGACCGGAACAACGCAGGATTACGCCGACGCTTGGTTTATGGGATACACTCCTCAATTGGCGGCCGGAGTGTGGGTTGGATTCGACGATAGAAGAGTTTCATTTACAGGTAAATACGGACAAGGCTCTCAAGCCGCAAATCCGATTTGGTCCAATTTTATGAGAGAAGTATATAATCAAATGGATTTTCCGTTTGAATCTTTTACAATTCCTGAAAATGGAAATATAACAACAGTCAAATTCTGCCGTGAATCTATTTATCAATACGGGAATCCCAGATTATACTCAAATGATTGTTCGTCAGGTGAACTAATTGATTTTATAAATCTTAAAGATATTCCGGATCCATTTGTAAAGGGAAAGGATAATAAAGTAAATTTATACACTAAATTTTATAAACCAGACAGTTTATCGCACGAAGCTGTTGAAATTGAAGAATAA
- a CDS encoding citrate (Si)-synthase, producing MSNLKEKLFKRIEEWRPRTTRLLKEFGNVKIDEVDIGQVIGGARDIKSLVTDISYLDPFEGIRFRGLTIPEVLDGLPKVPGAEMPYVEGFFYFLLTGDLPSLEDVQAVAEEFSKRHVVPKYVFDILKAMPEDSHPMVMFSTAILAMQRESEFVKEYNSGHLKKNDYWAPTYEDGLNLLAKLPGIAAFIYRLKYKSGEIIESDSKLDLGGNFAHMMGIAKPYDDVARMYFILHSDHESGNVSAHTGHLVASALSDLYYSISAMTNGLAGPLHGLANQEVLAWLHGVFDQLGGKVPTEEEMKKFVWDTLKGGQVIPGFGHAVLRKTDPRYSAQREFCLKHLPEDPLFKYVDLLYKVVPPILLEQGKAKNPWPNVDAQSGVIQWYYGLKEYDFYTVLFAVGRALGVVANIIWDRGLGYPIERPKSVTTEMLEEAAGIKNAKS from the coding sequence ATGTCAAATCTAAAAGAAAAATTGTTTAAGAGAATTGAAGAATGGCGGCCAAGAACGACTAGATTATTAAAGGAGTTTGGCAATGTAAAAATTGATGAAGTTGATATTGGTCAAGTAATTGGGGGTGCAAGAGATATTAAAAGTCTTGTAACGGATATTTCATATCTTGATCCATTTGAAGGCATTAGATTTAGAGGATTAACTATTCCCGAAGTTCTAGACGGACTTCCAAAAGTACCGGGAGCAGAAATGCCTTATGTTGAAGGATTCTTTTACTTTTTGCTAACCGGGGATCTTCCTTCTTTAGAAGATGTTCAAGCTGTAGCAGAAGAATTTAGTAAAAGGCACGTTGTTCCAAAGTATGTATTTGATATTTTAAAAGCCATGCCCGAAGATTCCCATCCGATGGTAATGTTTTCAACAGCTATTCTTGCAATGCAAAGAGAATCTGAATTTGTTAAAGAATATAATTCGGGACACTTAAAGAAAAATGATTATTGGGCACCAACTTACGAAGACGGTTTAAATCTACTCGCAAAACTTCCCGGAATCGCGGCTTTCATATATAGACTTAAATATAAAAGCGGCGAAATAATCGAATCCGATTCGAAGTTAGATCTTGGCGGAAATTTTGCTCACATGATGGGGATTGCAAAACCATATGATGATGTTGCAAGAATGTATTTCATTCTGCACAGCGATCATGAAAGCGGAAATGTAAGTGCGCATACAGGACATTTGGTTGCAAGCGCTCTTTCCGATCTATATTATTCAATTTCGGCAATGACAAACGGACTTGCGGGACCTTTGCATGGTTTGGCAAATCAAGAAGTTTTAGCTTGGCTTCACGGTGTTTTCGATCAATTGGGCGGTAAAGTTCCTACAGAAGAAGAAATGAAAAAATTTGTTTGGGATACATTAAAAGGCGGTCAGGTAATTCCTGGTTTTGGGCATGCCGTTTTAAGAAAAACTGATCCTCGTTATTCCGCGCAAAGAGAATTTTGCCTTAAACATTTGCCTGAAGATCCATTATTCAAGTATGTTGATTTACTTTATAAAGTTGTTCCTCCAATTTTGCTCGAACAAGGTAAAGCAAAAAATCCATGGCCGAATGTTGACGCTCAATCCGGTGTAATTCAATGGTATTACGGATTAAAAGAATACGATTTCTATACTGTTCTTTTTGCAGTTGGGAGAGCTTTAGGAGTTGTTGCAAATATTATTTGGGATCGTGGTCTTGGTTATCCTATTGAAAGACCAAAATCTGTAACCACAGAAATGTTGGAAGAAGCAGCTGGAATTAAGAATGCAAAATCATAA
- a CDS encoding UDP-2,3-diacylglucosamine diphosphatase, which translates to MASIFVSDLHFGLLSKEDEKTREKKFVEFLKFAKNECDEFFILGDLFDYWFEYRRVIQKGYFRTLTAISDLVENGIKVHYLIGNHDFMHRDFFEKEIGVNLYENELITEIEGKKFYIAHGDGLVENDLGYKILKKILRNKTIQKIYSLIHPDFGIWLASSSSRTSRNYTAHKSYGEIDGLLKTAKKIIDNGYDYVIFGHSHERKIVKHNIGEYINLGTWLDKPCYGLFKNQKFEIIDWNN; encoded by the coding sequence TTGGCATCTATTTTTGTTTCGGATTTACACTTTGGATTGCTTTCAAAAGAAGACGAAAAAACTCGTGAGAAAAAATTCGTTGAATTTTTGAAATTTGCGAAAAATGAATGTGATGAATTTTTTATTTTGGGGGATCTTTTTGATTATTGGTTTGAATATAGGAGAGTAATTCAAAAGGGTTATTTCAGAACATTAACGGCAATTTCCGATTTAGTTGAAAATGGAATAAAAGTACATTACTTAATCGGTAATCACGATTTTATGCACAGAGATTTTTTTGAAAAAGAAATTGGCGTTAATTTGTATGAAAATGAATTAATCACCGAAATTGAAGGAAAGAAATTCTACATTGCACACGGCGATGGTTTGGTTGAAAACGATTTAGGTTATAAAATTCTAAAAAAAATTTTAAGAAATAAAACTATACAAAAAATATATTCTTTAATTCATCCGGATTTTGGAATTTGGCTGGCGAGTTCATCCAGTAGAACTAGCAGAAATTATACGGCTCATAAATCTTATGGTGAAATTGACGGATTGTTAAAAACCGCAAAAAAAATTATTGATAATGGTTATGATTATGTAATTTTCGGTCATTCACACGAAAGAAAAATTGTAAAGCATAATATTGGCGAATATATAAATTTGGGAACTTGGCTTGATAAACCTTGCTACGGACTCTTTAAAAATCAGAAATTTGAGATTATTGATTGGAATAATTAA
- a CDS encoding phytoene/squalene synthase family protein: METSQEISKKSKSNFYYTFAFLPRRKRDAIKSVYAFCRMTDDIVDDQNESIEIKSQKLKGWKEKFQNSLVKKSENLLLAELKEVIDLYKIPVHPFLDLIDGVEMDLIKNRYENFDELKKYCYGVASTVGLMTIPIFGYKNKDTEKFAVNLGIALQLTNIIRDVKFDALNDRIYIPQDEIIKFDYSEKELHNSVYNAKFFELMKYQTDRAKYFYSTADKFLVSKDKHSMYTARAMEYIYKRLLDNIVNEKYNVFGQKIIISNFNKIFISLAVFLKYKTIYKWLSA, encoded by the coding sequence ATAGAAACTTCACAGGAAATATCGAAAAAAAGTAAAAGTAATTTTTATTATACTTTCGCGTTTTTACCGAGACGTAAAAGAGACGCAATAAAATCCGTATACGCATTTTGCAGAATGACAGATGATATTGTTGACGATCAAAATGAGTCTATAGAAATTAAGTCGCAAAAATTAAAAGGTTGGAAAGAAAAATTTCAAAATTCATTAGTAAAAAAAAGTGAAAATTTACTTCTAGCCGAATTAAAGGAAGTCATAGATTTGTATAAAATTCCGGTTCATCCTTTTTTAGATTTGATAGATGGCGTTGAAATGGATTTAATCAAAAACCGTTATGAAAATTTTGACGAATTGAAAAAATATTGTTATGGTGTTGCCTCAACTGTCGGCTTAATGACAATACCAATATTCGGATATAAAAACAAGGACACAGAGAAATTTGCGGTAAATTTAGGAATTGCTTTACAACTTACAAATATTATACGCGACGTAAAATTTGACGCGTTGAATGATAGAATATATATTCCGCAAGATGAAATTATAAAGTTTGATTATTCTGAAAAAGAATTACATAACTCGGTATATAACGCAAAATTTTTTGAATTAATGAAGTATCAAACTGACAGAGCAAAATATTTTTACAGCACTGCCGATAAATTTTTAGTTAGTAAAGATAAGCATTCAATGTATACAGCAAGAGCGATGGAATATATTTATAAAAGACTTTTAGATAATATTGTAAATGAGAAATATAACGTTTTTGGTCAGAAAATAATTATCTCAAATTTTAATAAAATTTTCATTTCTTTAGCGGTTTTTCTAAAATATAAAACAATATATAAATGGCTAAGTGCATAA
- a CDS encoding oleate hydratase, with protein MAKCIIIGGGLAGLSTAVYLAENNFQVELIEASPKLGGRTYSFVNKKFNTEFDNGQHLLMGAYNYTLNFLELIKSIDKLTIQKSMMAVYADKSGNKYSLNASKFFYPLNLLSAILNFNCINFKEKYNFIKFVISLPFQNKRNLEKLTIDEWLMKNGQTENSIKSFWKILAVSALNTNIKEASASLFKQMLIKIFFTGNNAARIIIPKVNLSKVFVEPAVQFLTSKRTVISINEKLEKIKFENSIVKEIITNKRSINDFDFVVLTIPPSQISKLSSNEKLLLTDFNEFESSGIISVNLKLKEKFLNEKFIGLIDSKIHWVFDHGEYVSIVISDANDYLEFSQEKLVELCIKELKMFFKNFDEKMIINSFVIKEKRATIKSIQKFENKRNSYNKNVKNFYFAGDWTDTNLPQTIESAIKSGYKTAQKIIKK; from the coding sequence ATGGCTAAGTGCATAATTATAGGCGGCGGTTTAGCCGGTTTATCAACTGCAGTTTATCTTGCGGAAAATAATTTCCAAGTAGAATTAATTGAAGCCTCGCCAAAACTTGGCGGAAGAACATACTCATTTGTAAATAAAAAATTTAATACGGAATTTGATAATGGTCAGCATTTATTGATGGGCGCATATAATTACACGTTAAATTTTTTGGAATTGATAAAGTCAATTGACAAACTTACAATTCAAAAAAGTATGATGGCTGTTTATGCTGATAAATCCGGAAATAAATATTCGCTTAATGCTTCAAAGTTCTTTTATCCCTTAAATTTATTAAGTGCAATATTAAATTTTAATTGTATTAATTTCAAAGAAAAATATAATTTTATAAAGTTTGTCATTTCATTGCCTTTTCAGAATAAAAGGAATCTTGAAAAATTGACAATCGATGAATGGCTGATGAAAAACGGTCAAACTGAAAATTCGATTAAATCATTTTGGAAAATATTAGCTGTAAGTGCGCTTAATACAAATATCAAAGAAGCTTCCGCGAGCTTATTTAAGCAAATGCTCATAAAAATATTTTTTACCGGAAATAACGCGGCGCGGATAATTATTCCTAAAGTAAATCTAAGTAAAGTTTTTGTTGAACCGGCTGTACAATTTTTAACAAGTAAAAGAACAGTTATTTCAATTAACGAAAAATTAGAAAAAATTAAATTTGAAAATAGTATTGTGAAGGAAATTATTACAAACAAAAGATCCATCAATGATTTTGATTTTGTAGTTTTGACAATTCCACCGTCACAAATAAGTAAGTTGAGTTCAAATGAAAAACTACTCTTAACTGATTTCAATGAATTTGAATCTTCAGGAATAATATCGGTAAACCTTAAACTTAAAGAAAAATTTTTAAATGAGAAGTTTATCGGACTAATAGATTCAAAAATTCATTGGGTATTTGATCACGGCGAATATGTTTCCATTGTTATTAGCGACGCAAATGATTATTTGGAATTCTCTCAAGAGAAGTTAGTTGAACTTTGCATAAAAGAACTTAAAATGTTCTTCAAAAATTTTGACGAGAAAATGATAATCAACAGTTTTGTAATAAAAGAAAAACGTGCGACGATAAAATCAATTCAAAAATTTGAGAATAAAAGAAATAGTTATAATAAAAATGTTAAGAATTTTTATTTCGCCGGAGATTGGACAGACACAAATTTGCCTCAAACCATTGAAAGTGCAATAAAAAGCGGATACAAAACTGCCCAAAAAATCATTAAGAAATAA
- the hpnC gene encoding squalene synthase HpnC translates to MNDQITDLELTNLYNKAIEFTNSHYENFPVLSFFIPKDLRKYIAVVYQFARSADDIADEGLNSNEEKLTLLSNYENELNNSFKQIFKNEFWMVFYDTVTSKKLTHENFNNLIKAFKHDLVKTRYNNFTELLEYCKNSADPVGRIVLEIYDIRDKNALKFSDLICSALQLANFYQDVKIDFEKGRIYIPKNEMEKFRINKDDFLHSANTKNFQELMKFQIERTKGMFKEGRNLLKFLPFRLRLQILVTIKGGETILTKIEKIEYDVLNNRPKLNKFDMIKIFTSSIILGK, encoded by the coding sequence TTGAATGATCAAATTACAGATTTGGAACTTACTAATCTCTACAATAAAGCAATTGAATTTACAAACTCGCATTATGAAAATTTTCCCGTTCTCTCATTTTTCATCCCAAAAGATTTAAGAAAATATATTGCCGTTGTCTACCAATTTGCGCGCAGCGCCGATGATATTGCGGACGAGGGCTTAAATTCAAACGAAGAAAAATTAACTTTACTTTCCAACTATGAAAATGAGCTTAATAATTCATTTAAACAAATTTTCAAAAATGAATTTTGGATGGTCTTTTACGATACTGTTACTTCAAAAAAATTAACACATGAAAATTTCAATAATCTCATAAAAGCATTTAAACATGATTTAGTTAAAACAAGATATAATAATTTTACCGAACTTTTGGAATATTGTAAAAATAGCGCTGATCCGGTTGGAAGAATTGTTTTAGAAATTTATGATATTAGAGACAAAAACGCGTTAAAGTTTTCTGACTTAATTTGTTCGGCACTTCAACTTGCAAATTTTTATCAAGATGTAAAAATTGATTTTGAAAAGGGCAGAATATACATTCCCAAAAATGAAATGGAAAAATTCAGAATTAATAAAGATGATTTTTTACATTCGGCAAATACAAAGAATTTTCAGGAGTTAATGAAATTTCAAATTGAACGAACGAAAGGTATGTTCAAAGAAGGCAGAAATTTATTGAAATTTTTACCTTTCAGGTTAAGATTGCAAATTTTAGTTACAATAAAAGGCGGTGAAACAATTTTAACAAAAATTGAAAAGATTGAATACGATGTGTTAAACAATAGGCCAAAATTAAATAAATTCGACATGATTAAAATTTTTACTTCATCAATTATTTTGGGAAAATAG